In Rouxiella sp. WC2420, the following proteins share a genomic window:
- the qseB gene encoding quorum sensing response regulator transcription factor QseB — translation MRILLIEDDKMIGDGIKVGLTRLGFTLDWFCDGVTGKTALDSAPYDAVILDLSLPGLDGMELLRQWRHEGRDTPVLVLTARDALEQRVSGLQAGADDYLCKPFALVEVAARLEALIRRRHGQVTPKINHGTLEFDPASRSVILNGEPVVLTSREVSLMELFLRNKSRVLQRQLIEEKLYSWDQEVSSNAVEVHIHHLRRKLGSGFIRTVHGVGYVLGDENS, via the coding sequence ATGCGGATTTTATTGATCGAAGACGACAAGATGATCGGCGACGGTATCAAAGTGGGGCTCACAAGGCTGGGATTCACTCTGGACTGGTTTTGCGATGGAGTTACCGGAAAAACGGCGCTCGACAGTGCACCCTACGACGCGGTGATCCTCGACTTGAGTTTGCCCGGTCTGGACGGCATGGAGCTGCTGCGCCAGTGGCGGCACGAGGGGCGCGATACGCCAGTGCTGGTTCTTACCGCCCGTGACGCGTTGGAGCAACGTGTGAGCGGCTTGCAGGCCGGTGCCGATGATTATCTTTGTAAGCCTTTTGCTTTGGTTGAGGTGGCCGCGAGGTTAGAGGCGCTTATCCGCAGGCGTCATGGTCAGGTTACGCCGAAAATCAATCACGGCACTCTTGAGTTCGACCCTGCCTCGCGGAGTGTCATTCTCAACGGTGAACCCGTCGTGCTGACCTCGCGCGAAGTCTCGCTGATGGAACTGTTTCTACGTAATAAAAGCCGCGTCCTGCAACGCCAACTCATTGAAGAAAAGCTCTACAGTTGGGATCAGGAAGTCAGCAGCAACGCCGTTGAGGTACATATTCATCATTTGCGCCGCAAGCTGGGCAGCGGTTTTATCCGCACAGTTCACGGCGTCGGCTATGTGCTGGGCGATGAAAACTCGTGA